The DNA region ATCTCCTGTTGGAACCCCTCCCAGGTTATAGCCGGTGCCGAAGGCAAGTGCAATTATGGCAATGAAAGTTAAAATGATGAGTACATACTTCATCGTGTTTGACATCGGTTTATTTTCCCCCAAAGGACATTACTGACAACATTGAGCCACGGAAAAACACACGCAGGATTTGACTTCGGAGAAGATTTATTTGCCTCCTTACCGTGCGTTTACGAGGCTATCCGTCAGTTAACTCAAAGGTCAAGTAAACCTGTAAGCCGAGTTCTGTATCCTTCCAGCATGGAAGGACGGTGGCCATCTATCTAGCCCTGATGTTACCATCGGGGTCATGCGGCCAACCCGGGGATAGGCCGGGCGTCCTTATATCCCTCTATTCGGCCTTGCTCCGGATGGGGTTTACCCAGCCGACCGGTCACCCGGCCGCTGGTGGGCTCTTACCCCACCATTTCACCCTTACCCTTCCCGTATGGGAAGGGCGGTATGTTTCTGTGGCACTTTCCATAGGGTCACCCCTCCTGGGTATTACCCAGCACCCTGCCCGGTGGAGCTCGGACTTTCCTCCCCTCCCGAAGGAAGGGCGGCCACCCGGTTTACTTGACCCACTTATAGTCTAGTATCAGGGGTACTATTAGTCAACCGCTCAGTCCAGCGCCGCGTTGCTTAGCCTGTCCGCCTCCGCATTCTGACGCCTTGGTATGGAGGCAATGGCGAAACTCTGAAATAAAGACTGCAGTTCCCTGACCCGCTGGTGCAATGGCTTGAGCGCCGGGTTTTTCACGCGGTATCGACCGTTTATCTGCTCTACTACCAGCTCGGAATCGGATTTTATCACAACACCGGCCACACCCAAACGGATGGCTTCTTCAAGGGCAGCAATAACGGCCTGGTACTCTGCCTGGTTGTTGGTAGTTCTTCCGATTCGTCTGGAAATTTTCCCCAGTACCCTGCCCTGCCCGTCTTTAATCACGGCACCAATTGCCGCGGGACCGGGATTTCCCCTGGATGCCCCGTCGGTATATAAAATTGCTTTCTCGATTTTCATTCACCATCTACGGCAGGTACAAAATACGGCTGCAGCTGCCGCACTGCACCAGGGCACTACGTCTCGCCTGCTGCAGTTCGCTGGAGGGTAAGGATATGCGGCAGCCGCGACATATCCCCTGCTCCACCCTGGCCACAGCCAGACCCTTGTTTTTCCTGAGCCGCTCGTAAAATGTCAGGACCTTTGAGTCGACTTCGGCGGCAAGCGTCTGACGTTTCTGCTTCAGGTCATTCAAGCTGCCTTCCAGCACCGCTTTCTCATTCCTGAATCCTTCCTGCTCGCGCTGCCACCCCGCGTCAATCTCTTCCAGTTCCTGGTTCAGAGTTGCTATGCCAGCCTCAACTGTCTCCACCTTCTCCATGATTTCCAGGTCTTTCGTTTCCAGCCCGTTGCGCTTGGCTTTCCAAAGCTCAACCTCATGCTGCAGGCTGGACAGCTCCTTCGGGTTCTTGATTTTTCCGCTGTAAAGCTGGTCATCACCGGCTTTTATTTTACTGGCCAGGTCGTCTATTTCCCACTCAAGGGAATGCTGCTGGTGCCGCAGCTCCTTCAGCTTTTCCTTTTCTGCGTCGAGTTTCTCCCGAGCGGCGACCACCACATCATCTTTACCCAGCCGGCCGACAACCTGTTCCAGCTTGTGCTCTCCATCAGCAATTTCAAGGTCGATTTCCTGCAGCTCGTGGAGCTGCCCAGCTACGCTCATGACAATATACTCTTTCCGGAGACCTGCATGAAATATCCGTTTGATTGTAATGTGTCTGATGTGAAATCACATCAGGATTTATGCATCGCTTCCTGAATGAGTGAACCGCCGGCCTCAAAAGCCCGCAGGTTTTGTTCTTTCACTTTGGCAGGTGCTTTCCCCGCCAGCACCTGCTTCACTTCCTGGCTATCGAAGAACGGCGATACCTGACACAGTGCACCAACCATAACTACGTTGGTCAGCAGGCTGCCGCCAATCTGCCGCGCGCATTCGGTGGCCTTGATGGAGTAGCCCTTCTTCCCCGACTTCTTAAGCGCTGCCTGGATTTCCTCGTCCGAGGGGTAGATATCCATCTCCATATTGCACAGCACCGTCGGCTCTTTGTAGTCGTTGAGCAGGTACATGCCGTCCCCGGCCAGCAGCTCGAAGTTGCGCAGCATCTCGATAGTCTCAAATCCCATAAGGATATCCACCTTACCTGCCGGGATGAGTGGTGAATAAAGCTCAGCATCGGAAACCCGCAGATGCGATACCACGGAGCCGCCGCGCTGCGCGGCACCTATTGTCTCCACGGCGAGTACCCGATACCCTTTTTCTATCAGGTATCCGGCGAGGATGCTTGAGGCAAACAGGTTGCCCTGCCCGCCGACACCCGCAATCAGTACGTTTAACTCCATTTTATTGCTCCTATCTGGCAAACTTCCACGCACATGCCGCACTCAACACAGGTGCCATAGTCAATGGTCGCCTTGCCATCGCTGAAATGGATGGACGGGCAACCGAAGTAGGTGATGCAGATCTTACAGCCATTGCAGAGGTCTTCATCGAGAACGACCTTGCGCGGTGTGAAACCAAAATCGCCGGTCCGCCTCGACACCAGGTAGCACGGCTCGGTGGCCACGACAACGGAGACGCCTTTTTCCTTCACCGCCTTTTCCAGCGCTTCCTTTACCTGCGGGATGTCATAAGGATTGACCACCTGGGCACTGGTCGCTCCGGCGGCGGTGGAAAGTCGAGCCACATCAATGGCGAGAGCTGGTTCACCACGAACGTTGATTTCGCTGCCCGGATGCGGTTGAAAGCCGGTCATCGCCGTGGTCCGGTTATCGCAGACGATGGCTACCATATCCACACCGCTGTGGATGGCATTCAGGAGACCGAGAACTCCGTTGTGGAAGAAGGTGGAATCGCCGATGATGGCAAATACCGGCCGGCCATAGCCGCTGTGGGCGATGCCTGAGGCCATGGGTATTGACGAGCCCATGCAGTAGATGGTCGACTGCAGTTCCATCGGTGGGAATGAGCCGGCGTCATAGCAGCCGATATCTCCGGTGACAACGCCTTTGTATTTGCGCGCCGTCAGTTTCAGTGCGTGCAGCAGGCCACGGTACTGGCAGCCCACACACTGGGTGCGCGTTCGTATCGGGACTTTCATTTCCAGCGGCACTGTTTCCGGGATTTTCTTTTCCAGTTCCGGATAGAGCGCTGCCAGCGACTTCAGTACTGCGGTGGTTGACAGTTCTCCGGCCGTGGGCAAGAATCCGCTCCTCCCCACCACCTCCACCTTTATCCCCTCATCGAAGAACAGCTGCTTCAATATACCCTCCACCACTGCCTCGCTGTCCTCGTAAACTACCAGCTTGTCCATCTTCCTGGCGAACTCGGCTACCTTGTTTCTAGGCAGGGGCAGTGTGCCCAGCTTTAAAACCGGGAATTTCTTCCCCAGTATCTTTTCCGCCTCTTTGACAAACGCGTAGCCGATGCCGCAGGCGACCAGCCCTATCTTCCCCTCGCCGCCCTCGATATGGTTGAAGGGACTATCTTCCATGACTTTGGCCAGCACCGGCTGTTTCT from Chloroflexota bacterium includes:
- a CDS encoding ribonuclease HI family protein, whose protein sequence is MEKAILYTDGASRGNPGPAAIGAVIKDGQGRVLGKISRRIGRTTNNQAEYQAVIAALEEAIRLGVAGVVIKSDSELVVEQINGRYRVKNPALKPLHQRVRELQSLFQSFAIASIPRRQNAEADRLSNAALD
- a CDS encoding indolepyruvate oxidoreductase subunit beta; translation: MELNVLIAGVGGQGNLFASSILAGYLIEKGYRVLAVETIGAAQRGGSVVSHLRVSDAELYSPLIPAGKVDILMGFETIEMLRNFELLAGDGMYLLNDYKEPTVLCNMEMDIYPSDEEIQAALKKSGKKGYSIKATECARQIGGSLLTNVVMVGALCQVSPFFDSQEVKQVLAGKAPAKVKEQNLRAFEAGGSLIQEAMHKS
- a CDS encoding 4Fe-4S binding protein — translated: MAEKEYLMGNEAMGRGAIEAGAKVVAGYPGTPASEVLEYVSKYPDVYAEWCINEKVALEICMGASLCNTRSLAVMKHNGTNVVLDFLMHLNYTGVRGGLVLISGDDPGGISSQNEEDSRIITRLDAHLPVFDPWCPQEAKDMVKTAFELSEETELCFVVRPVMRVCHARSMVNMEEVKEAKEPFFEDDRSRFIMSAVQEVKAGGILRSVVRHQWLNEKQPVLAKVMEDSPFNHIEGGEGKIGLVACGIGYAFVKEAEKILGKKFPVLKLGTLPLPRNKVAEFARKMDKLVVYEDSEAVVEGILKQLFFDEGIKVEVVGRSGFLPTAGELSTTAVLKSLAALYPELEKKIPETVPLEMKVPIRTRTQCVGCQYRGLLHALKLTARKYKGVVTGDIGCYDAGSFPPMELQSTIYCMGSSIPMASGIAHSGYGRPVFAIIGDSTFFHNGVLGLLNAIHSGVDMVAIVCDNRTTAMTGFQPHPGSEINVRGEPALAIDVARLSTAAGATSAQVVNPYDIPQVKEALEKAVKEKGVSVVVATEPCYLVSRRTGDFGFTPRKVVLDEDLCNGCKICITYFGCPSIHFSDGKATIDYGTCVECGMCVEVCQIGAIKWS